From Deinococcus misasensis DSM 22328, one genomic window encodes:
- the malZ gene encoding maltodextrin glucosidase, whose product MTYHHDGTPFFLKREGEHMRVFLEAPPEMEGGWAVSYAYGDEQLLPLEKAPDGRWTGLVYIQKHQKTHYRFKVLERGKLWWFNQAGLSRSSPASGQDFSFTPVAPPVWVRERVFYQIFPERFKNGDPSISVQEGEYFYEGRDVMAKSWDDLPGRHTGHQEFYGGDLEGIRQSIPYFQKLGVNALYLNPVFESPSSHKYDTQDYLKIDPHFGTNAGFAALVEELHQNDIKIILDGVFNHTGDRHPWMNKTGLYPEAGAYQNGPTRDFYTYTGPEPEDYLGWVGVKTLPKLDYANPQVRDAIYRSPDSVVRFWLKEPYQIDGWRLDVAPMIGMNGSDEGNKDILKELYTAARETHPDAYIFGEHFYDAVQWLQGGTEDATMNYHSFTWPTWAFLGGLDHRGVPAHEDAEDWAEAILRNLWQLPFSFQLAQFNLLDSHDTQRFATVCPDPERQKIAAAMLLTFIGVPCIYYGDEIGMEGTYDPDCRRTMPWDHPERWEHPLYEWYRDLIRLRHQEKALQEGSFRIVLAQKDHLVYERRLGEERIQVVLTRHAPLEYTLSGHWTDLLSGEILESLHLPSAGVRIIKEKR is encoded by the coding sequence GTGACTTACCACCATGACGGCACCCCTTTTTTCCTGAAGCGCGAGGGAGAACACATGCGGGTCTTTCTGGAAGCCCCCCCAGAGATGGAAGGAGGATGGGCGGTCAGTTACGCTTACGGCGACGAACAACTGCTGCCTCTGGAAAAAGCACCAGATGGTCGCTGGACGGGCCTCGTGTACATCCAGAAGCACCAGAAAACCCACTACCGTTTCAAGGTCCTTGAAAGGGGGAAACTCTGGTGGTTCAATCAGGCAGGCTTGAGTCGCAGCAGTCCGGCCTCTGGACAGGATTTCAGTTTCACGCCAGTTGCCCCTCCAGTGTGGGTGAGGGAAAGGGTGTTCTACCAGATTTTTCCAGAGCGCTTCAAGAATGGTGATCCTTCCATCAGCGTGCAGGAAGGCGAATACTTTTACGAAGGCCGAGATGTGATGGCGAAAAGCTGGGATGACCTGCCCGGACGCCACACCGGACATCAGGAATTTTATGGTGGAGATCTTGAGGGCATCCGTCAGAGCATCCCTTACTTTCAGAAGCTCGGGGTGAATGCTTTGTACCTGAATCCCGTCTTTGAAAGCCCCTCCAGCCACAAATACGACACGCAGGATTACCTGAAGATTGATCCGCATTTTGGAACCAACGCAGGCTTTGCAGCTCTGGTGGAAGAACTGCACCAGAACGACATCAAAATCATTCTGGATGGGGTCTTCAACCACACCGGAGACCGCCACCCATGGATGAACAAAACCGGACTTTACCCTGAGGCAGGGGCGTACCAGAATGGTCCCACACGGGATTTCTACACCTACACCGGACCAGAGCCTGAAGATTACCTCGGGTGGGTGGGCGTGAAAACCCTGCCCAAGCTGGATTACGCGAACCCACAGGTGCGTGATGCCATTTACAGAAGCCCGGACAGTGTGGTGCGTTTCTGGTTGAAAGAGCCTTACCAGATTGACGGATGGCGTCTGGATGTGGCCCCGATGATTGGCATGAACGGCTCAGATGAGGGCAACAAAGACATCCTGAAAGAACTTTATACGGCTGCCAGAGAAACCCACCCGGACGCGTACATCTTCGGAGAGCATTTTTACGATGCCGTGCAGTGGTTGCAAGGGGGCACCGAAGACGCCACCATGAATTACCACAGTTTCACGTGGCCCACCTGGGCTTTTCTGGGCGGTCTGGACCACCGTGGGGTGCCTGCCCATGAAGACGCCGAAGACTGGGCAGAGGCGATTTTGCGAAACCTCTGGCAGTTGCCTTTTTCGTTTCAGTTGGCCCAGTTCAATTTGCTGGACTCCCATGACACCCAGCGTTTCGCCACCGTCTGCCCGGATCCAGAGCGACAGAAGATCGCCGCGGCCATGTTGCTGACCTTCATCGGGGTGCCCTGCATTTACTACGGTGACGAGATCGGCATGGAAGGCACCTATGACCCGGATTGCCGCCGGACCATGCCATGGGACCATCCCGAGCGGTGGGAACATCCCCTGTACGAATGGTACCGTGACCTCATCCGGTTGCGCCATCAGGAGAAAGCTTTGCAAGAAGGCAGTTTCCGCATTGTGCTGGCCCAAAAAGACCATCTGGTCTATGAAAGGCGTCTGGGCGAGGAGCGCATTCAGGTGGTCCTGACCCGCCATGCACCTCTGGAATACACCCTTTCCGGCCACTGGACGGACCTGCTCTCTGGCGAAATTCTGGAAAGCCTTCATCTGCCCTCTGCCGGGGTGCGCATCATCAAGGAGAAACGATGA
- a CDS encoding alpha/beta fold hydrolase encodes MLTSSHLTPEVHMPTPFTLDLPDGRTLQLHDFDFSGSKAARVVFWHHGTPNLGLPPEPLFDLSARLNVRWVSINRAGYGLSTEKPGRSILNTAEDVLQVANALDLKRFGVMGHSGGGPHALACAALMPERITGVVSLAGLAPFQATGLDWFAGMYPGGIQTLQQAALGRTAKIQHEQSNPEYDPEMFTPSDHAVLSGAWSWLQTVVDGALDHGISGLVDDDISYVTPWGFDPSQIQSKVLLVHGQQDRVVPFSHGVWLKQHCSNAELWAIPEAGHLSVLNQAEQALEWLVRQDG; translated from the coding sequence ATGCTGACCTCATCCCACTTGACCCCCGAGGTTCACATGCCCACCCCATTCACGCTTGATCTGCCCGATGGTCGCACCCTGCAATTGCACGATTTCGATTTCTCTGGATCCAAAGCTGCCAGAGTGGTGTTCTGGCACCACGGAACACCCAATCTGGGCCTGCCTCCCGAGCCTCTGTTTGATTTGAGTGCCCGTCTGAACGTTCGGTGGGTGTCCATCAATCGGGCCGGATATGGCCTGTCCACAGAGAAACCCGGTCGCAGCATCCTGAACACCGCCGAAGATGTCTTGCAGGTGGCAAACGCTCTGGATCTGAAACGCTTTGGGGTGATGGGCCACTCAGGAGGTGGACCCCACGCTCTGGCGTGTGCAGCCCTCATGCCAGAGCGGATCACAGGGGTGGTTTCTCTGGCTGGACTGGCCCCTTTTCAGGCCACAGGTCTGGACTGGTTTGCAGGGATGTATCCGGGGGGCATCCAGACCTTGCAGCAAGCCGCTCTGGGCAGAACCGCCAAAATCCAGCACGAGCAGTCCAACCCCGAGTACGACCCTGAAATGTTCACCCCTTCCGACCATGCAGTCCTGTCTGGCGCATGGTCATGGTTGCAAACCGTGGTGGATGGGGCTCTGGATCACGGCATCTCGGGTCTGGTGGATGATGACATCTCTTATGTGACCCCCTGGGGCTTTGACCCCTCCCAGATCCAGAGCAAGGTTCTTCTGGTGCATGGGCAGCAGGATCGGGTGGTGCCTTTCTCACATGGGGTGTGGCTGAAACAGCACTGCTCGAATGCAGAACTGTGGGCCATTCCAGAGGCCGGTCACCTGTCGGTGCTGAATCAAGCAGAGCAAGCTCTGGAATGGCTGGTCAGGCAGGATGGGTGA
- a CDS encoding aliphatic sulfonate ABC transporter substrate-binding protein, whose amino-acid sequence MKKHLIATLAIAAFGSLAHAEDVVFRIGYQKGGLLTALKSLNWLDAAQKQGIKYEWYLFPAGPQLLEALRAGAIDFGTTGDTPTIFALAAGTPLRYVAITKTEDPRGSAIVVDKNSPIKSLKDLKGKKIALQRGSSAHYLTQLALAEVGLDLNDIEIINLPPAEARGALESGTVDAWTIWDPFYAIVQAGGNVRVLRDSKGLTDGVGYFSTVDRVLKDTGKNQALSYLLAELKRTADWTNKNTDKVVDLWYEELGIPKDILKVVNRRSGDTKVTTFPLSQLKYLQKQSDTFFKLGIIPNKVNFTNELIGKVPFTKNVKVAQK is encoded by the coding sequence ATGAAAAAACACCTGATCGCAACCCTCGCCATCGCAGCATTTGGATCCCTCGCACACGCAGAAGACGTGGTTTTCAGAATTGGCTACCAGAAAGGGGGGCTTCTGACCGCCCTCAAATCCTTGAACTGGCTGGACGCTGCCCAGAAGCAAGGCATCAAATACGAGTGGTACCTGTTCCCAGCAGGCCCACAGCTTCTGGAAGCCTTGCGTGCAGGAGCCATCGATTTCGGCACCACCGGAGACACCCCCACCATTTTCGCTCTGGCAGCGGGAACCCCCCTGAGGTACGTGGCGATCACCAAAACCGAAGACCCCAGAGGCAGTGCCATCGTGGTGGACAAAAATTCCCCCATCAAGTCCCTGAAAGACCTCAAAGGCAAGAAAATCGCTTTGCAGCGCGGTTCCAGTGCCCACTACCTGACCCAGTTGGCCCTTGCAGAGGTGGGCCTTGACCTGAACGACATCGAAATCATCAACCTGCCCCCTGCCGAGGCCAGAGGGGCTCTGGAAAGTGGAACGGTGGACGCATGGACCATCTGGGATCCCTTCTATGCCATCGTGCAGGCCGGAGGGAACGTGCGGGTGTTGCGGGACAGCAAAGGCCTCACCGACGGGGTGGGTTACTTTTCGACGGTGGACCGTGTGCTGAAAGACACCGGCAAGAATCAGGCCCTGTCTTACCTGCTGGCCGAATTGAAACGCACTGCCGACTGGACCAACAAGAACACCGACAAGGTGGTGGACCTCTGGTACGAAGAACTCGGGATTCCCAAGGACATCCTGAAAGTGGTGAACCGCCGGAGTGGGGACACCAAAGTCACCACCTTCCCCCTCAGCCAGCTCAAATACCTGCAAAAACAATCCGACACCTTTTTCAAACTGGGCATCATTCCCAACAAAGTGAACTTCACCAATGAACTCATCGGCAAAGTCCCCTTCACCAAAAACGTCAAGGTGGCCCAGAAATGA
- a CDS encoding alpha-amylase family glycosyl hydrolase yields MKKTLVTAGILLAFSAQAQVLPAPSWMPEATLYQVFIRNHTPEGTFKAATARLQEIQNLGVNTVYLLPFYPTGEKQRKGTLGSPYSIKDYTAVDPRQGTLQDFQNFVKEAHRLGLRVVIDIVFNHTAWDHPWTTDHKDWYRQNPQGDIIAPNPEWTDVAALDTSHPEVQQKLIEVGLFWLQQGVDGFRADYSGGVPLSFWQKFRPAMKAFNPEVLLLAETGDAPYHDRAFDLSYDWDGMSRAVGVAKLLISANRFFDHPTFESTMVSNIPKLRYLENHDQERIGSKLNSLPVLKAAAGLLLTEPGVPLIYAGQEVGLTERPSLFDPAPLDWAKGNPALKETYQKLLTVRAKLPALHTGGLRLVAGQPRNVAAFVRFTPEQKAVVLINFSGEAQEVNLPWARTWFDQVSGRAIAGGTWKLQPGETQILLDRP; encoded by the coding sequence ATGAAAAAGACGCTTGTGACCGCTGGAATCCTGCTGGCCTTCTCTGCACAGGCACAGGTCCTGCCTGCCCCCTCGTGGATGCCAGAAGCGACCCTCTATCAGGTGTTCATTCGCAACCACACGCCTGAAGGAACCTTCAAAGCTGCAACGGCCCGTTTGCAGGAAATCCAGAACCTCGGGGTGAACACCGTGTACCTGCTGCCGTTTTACCCCACTGGAGAAAAACAGCGCAAAGGCACACTGGGCAGCCCTTATTCCATCAAGGATTACACCGCTGTGGACCCGAGGCAAGGCACCTTGCAAGACTTCCAGAACTTCGTGAAAGAGGCGCACCGTCTGGGTTTGCGGGTGGTGATCGACATTGTTTTCAACCACACCGCATGGGACCACCCCTGGACCACCGATCACAAAGACTGGTACCGCCAGAATCCGCAAGGCGACATCATCGCACCCAATCCCGAGTGGACCGATGTGGCCGCCCTGGACACCTCCCATCCAGAGGTCCAGCAAAAGTTGATCGAGGTCGGTCTTTTCTGGTTGCAGCAAGGGGTGGATGGTTTCCGTGCCGATTACTCTGGGGGGGTTCCGCTCAGCTTCTGGCAGAAATTCCGTCCGGCCATGAAAGCCTTCAACCCTGAAGTGCTCTTGCTGGCCGAAACCGGAGACGCCCCTTACCATGACCGGGCTTTTGACCTGTCTTACGACTGGGACGGCATGTCCAGAGCGGTTGGGGTGGCCAAGCTCTTGATTTCCGCCAACCGCTTTTTTGACCATCCCACCTTTGAATCCACGATGGTCTCCAACATTCCCAAATTGCGTTATCTGGAAAACCACGATCAGGAACGCATCGGCAGCAAACTGAACAGCCTGCCTGTCCTGAAAGCCGCAGCCGGGCTTCTGCTGACTGAACCGGGTGTGCCCCTGATTTATGCAGGTCAGGAAGTGGGCCTCACAGAGCGTCCCAGCCTGTTCGATCCCGCCCCTCTGGACTGGGCAAAAGGCAACCCTGCCCTGAAAGAAACCTACCAGAAACTGCTGACGGTTCGGGCGAAACTTCCAGCCCTGCACACCGGAGGGTTGCGTCTGGTGGCCGGGCAACCGCGCAATGTGGCTGCATTCGTGCGCTTCACCCCAGAGCAGAAAGCCGTGGTGTTGATCAACTTCTCTGGAGAAGCGCAAGAGGTCAACCTTCCATGGGCCAGAACGTGGTTTGATCAGGTCTCGGGTCGGGCCATTGCAGGTGGGACGTGGAAGCTGCAGCCCGGAGAAACCCAGATCTTGCTGGACCGTCCGTAA
- a CDS encoding LacI family DNA-binding transcriptional regulator, translating into MSKHNIHTLAKLAGVSAATVSRVLNGNPQVKAHLKEKVLQALQETGFQPDPKAQSLRAGKTRTVSIILPMVDTDFYRRLLWAMESVFEPAGYDLGLYPLVGSLKTRRYQQATALPYQGDGLILSSLNLSTLYNGLPIPFQKPTVLVDTQHEGHASFCIDNFWGGVQAARHLCSFPEPMVLIGLRQDLTSPFVSPVLQARYNGIQHGLKLHGRTLAGAEYVDLTTEGGRQAARGWFQHHPEPCQFLCMADTVALGVLRHVREQGLPARVLGFDDHTFAAKEGLSSVAQPIEEMGKQAAQHLLNLLEGHPAEPIQVVLPPELVVRESSLHLSERRTL; encoded by the coding sequence ATGAGCAAACACAACATCCACACGCTTGCCAAACTTGCCGGTGTTTCAGCGGCCACCGTGTCGCGGGTGCTGAACGGCAACCCTCAGGTGAAGGCCCACCTGAAAGAAAAAGTGCTGCAAGCCCTTCAGGAAACGGGATTTCAGCCGGATCCCAAGGCCCAGTCCCTGAGGGCTGGAAAAACCCGCACCGTTTCAATCATTTTGCCGATGGTGGACACCGATTTTTACCGGCGTTTGCTCTGGGCCATGGAAAGCGTGTTTGAGCCTGCCGGGTACGATCTCGGGCTGTACCCTCTGGTGGGAAGCCTGAAAACCCGCAGGTACCAGCAAGCCACGGCCCTCCCTTATCAGGGGGATGGGTTGATCCTGAGTTCCCTGAACCTGAGCACCCTGTACAACGGTCTGCCGATTCCATTTCAGAAGCCCACTGTGCTGGTGGACACCCAGCATGAGGGCCACGCCAGTTTCTGCATCGACAACTTTTGGGGAGGGGTGCAGGCAGCAAGGCACCTGTGCAGCTTTCCTGAACCCATGGTGTTGATTGGCCTGAGGCAGGACCTCACCAGTCCTTTCGTCAGTCCAGTGCTGCAAGCACGCTACAACGGCATCCAGCACGGCCTGAAATTGCATGGACGCACTCTGGCCGGGGCGGAATACGTGGACCTGACGACCGAAGGAGGACGGCAGGCTGCAAGAGGATGGTTCCAGCATCACCCAGAGCCCTGCCAATTTCTGTGCATGGCCGACACTGTGGCCCTTGGGGTGCTCAGGCACGTGCGGGAACAGGGACTTCCGGCGAGGGTTCTGGGCTTCGATGACCACACTTTTGCAGCAAAAGAAGGTCTGAGCAGCGTCGCCCAGCCCATCGAAGAAATGGGCAAACAGGCTGCCCAGCACCTGCTGAATTTGCTTGAAGGACACCCCGCAGAACCCATTCAGGTGGTTTTGCCTCCCGAGCTTGTGGTGCGCGAATCCAGCCTGCACCTGTCTGAAAGGAGAACACTGTGA
- the topA gene encoding type I DNA topoisomerase gives MKLVIVESPGKIKKISSYLGNGFVVAASFGHVRDLPAKKDDLPEKYRKEAWANMGIDVHNKFRPYYVTSSSKSAQVQKLQDLARKATEIYLATDADREGEAISWHLLQLLKPTVPVHRMVFHEITQKAIQQALQNLRPLDLSLVAAQESRRCVDRLYGYEISPLLWSLGPKLSAGRVQSVALRMVAERELERAVFVPTQFISLDAQTVAGFTARLTHFAAQRVATGKDFDSKGQLKEGAYPLSKSEADGLAAELKKHPLFLKSDEEKPFREKPPAPFITSSMQQEASRKLGFSVKKSMEVAQKLYEAGYITYMRTDSPSLSDEGLKGARDAVKQHYGAQLLPDQPRIYASKNQNAQEAHEAIRPSGQAFKPLSQAKKELPDEEHQLYELIYKRTLASQMIDATGRQRTLTLNHLEHLFHASGKTYDEPGFRTLYTEGKDEQEDDGQKLPPLNVGDSIKVQKCTVKNNKTQPPVRFSEPKLVQTLEKAGIGRPSTYASILSNIETRGYIQRTKNTLHATWLGVAVSRFLTHSFPRFLDYTFTAEMEQQLDDIAAGKRTRLDYLTQFYFSEGGLGQEVQQYRQRPPFDPDFTPVPLKEAGFQVRIQDGVPVLASGGKAVRIPEKLKPDELTPDRATELLASEETVALKAQSVNSQRRTLGTHEGQEVSVGVGKYGPYLKIGDAFHKLKVHASVLPHLTLEKALQHAEQAKQENQILKELKSGRGTIQVRSNERGRYLSSGRNFAPLPEALDLDSLTYQEASEMLKAHQSKRK, from the coding sequence ATGAAACTCGTCATTGTGGAATCGCCCGGAAAAATCAAGAAAATCAGCAGTTACCTGGGGAATGGCTTTGTGGTGGCAGCCAGTTTTGGCCATGTGCGGGATTTGCCCGCCAAGAAAGACGACCTCCCCGAGAAGTACCGCAAAGAGGCCTGGGCGAACATGGGCATTGATGTCCACAACAAATTTCGCCCGTATTATGTGACCAGCAGCAGCAAATCGGCACAGGTCCAGAAACTGCAAGATCTGGCCCGCAAAGCCACCGAAATCTATCTGGCCACAGATGCAGACCGCGAAGGCGAAGCCATCTCATGGCACCTCCTGCAACTTCTGAAACCCACCGTGCCTGTGCACCGCATGGTGTTCCACGAAATCACCCAGAAAGCCATCCAGCAAGCCCTGCAAAACCTGAGACCTCTGGACCTCAGTCTGGTGGCCGCACAGGAAAGCCGCCGCTGTGTGGACCGCCTGTACGGATACGAAATCAGTCCCCTCCTGTGGTCCCTCGGACCGAAACTGAGTGCCGGACGGGTCCAGAGCGTGGCCCTCAGGATGGTGGCAGAACGGGAACTGGAACGCGCAGTGTTCGTGCCCACCCAGTTCATTTCTCTGGATGCCCAGACCGTGGCCGGGTTCACGGCCCGACTGACCCACTTCGCAGCCCAGAGGGTGGCCACCGGCAAAGACTTTGACAGCAAAGGTCAACTCAAAGAAGGGGCTTACCCTTTAAGCAAATCTGAAGCAGATGGCCTCGCTGCCGAACTCAAAAAGCATCCCCTCTTCCTCAAATCCGACGAGGAAAAACCTTTCCGTGAAAAACCTCCAGCTCCGTTCATCACGTCCAGCATGCAACAGGAAGCTTCACGCAAGCTCGGGTTTTCGGTGAAAAAGAGCATGGAGGTGGCGCAAAAACTCTACGAAGCCGGATACATCACCTACATGCGCACCGATTCCCCCTCCCTGTCAGACGAGGGGCTCAAAGGGGCCAGAGATGCCGTAAAGCAGCATTATGGGGCGCAACTTTTGCCAGACCAACCCAGAATTTACGCCAGCAAAAACCAGAATGCACAGGAGGCCCACGAAGCCATCCGTCCCTCTGGTCAGGCGTTCAAACCGCTCAGTCAGGCCAAAAAAGAACTCCCTGACGAGGAACACCAGCTTTACGAACTGATTTACAAACGCACCCTTGCCAGCCAGATGATCGATGCCACCGGACGGCAACGCACCCTGACCCTCAACCATCTGGAGCACCTGTTCCATGCCAGCGGAAAAACCTACGATGAACCCGGATTCCGCACCCTTTACACCGAGGGCAAAGACGAACAGGAGGACGACGGTCAGAAACTTCCTCCACTCAACGTCGGAGACAGCATCAAAGTGCAGAAATGCACCGTCAAGAACAACAAAACCCAGCCCCCTGTGCGCTTCTCTGAACCCAAACTGGTTCAAACCCTTGAGAAAGCTGGAATTGGCAGACCCTCCACCTACGCCTCGATCCTTTCCAACATTGAAACCCGAGGGTACATCCAGCGCACCAAAAACACCCTGCATGCCACATGGCTCGGGGTGGCGGTCAGCCGGTTCCTGACCCACAGCTTTCCCCGTTTTCTGGACTACACCTTCACCGCAGAGATGGAACAGCAACTGGACGACATCGCTGCCGGGAAACGCACCCGACTGGACTACCTCACCCAGTTTTATTTTTCAGAAGGCGGACTCGGGCAGGAGGTCCAGCAATACCGCCAGAGGCCCCCTTTCGATCCTGATTTCACTCCAGTTCCCCTGAAAGAAGCTGGATTTCAGGTTCGCATTCAGGATGGGGTTCCGGTGCTGGCCTCTGGAGGCAAAGCCGTCCGCATCCCAGAGAAACTCAAGCCAGACGAACTGACCCCGGACAGGGCCACAGAACTGCTTGCATCTGAAGAAACGGTGGCCCTCAAGGCCCAGTCGGTGAACAGCCAACGGCGCACCCTCGGGACGCACGAAGGGCAAGAGGTCAGCGTGGGTGTGGGCAAATACGGCCCTTACCTGAAAATCGGAGACGCCTTTCACAAATTGAAGGTGCACGCCTCGGTGTTGCCCCATCTGACTCTGGAAAAAGCCTTGCAGCATGCAGAACAGGCCAAACAGGAAAACCAGATCCTGAAGGAACTCAAAAGTGGAAGGGGCACCATTCAGGTGCGCAGCAACGAACGGGGCCGTTACCTGTCCAGTGGCAGAAATTTTGCGCCATTGCCAGAGGCTCTGGATCTGGACAGCCTGACCTATCAGGAGGCCAGCGAAATGCTCAAGGCGCACCAGAGCAAGCGAAAGTGA
- a CDS encoding ABC transporter permease subunit has translation MTLLRTAPSVQKPRAPRKGFQAAELWRWVLPITLLVVWQISSQQGWLSKLILPAPTAVFGALQELIQNGKLLEHFTVSIQRAFTGVFIGFLVGFSLGLMVGLNRFLSVLLDSTLQMVRNIPHLALVPLVILWFGIGESGKIFLIALGTFFPIYLNTVHGIRGIDPKLLEMAKVYQLTPAQTFWRVVLPGALPGILVGLRYSLGIAWLSLVVSESIAANAGIGHLAMDAREFMRTDIVVLVILIYASLGKWADSTVRLLERRLLPWHPNLK, from the coding sequence ATGACCCTGCTGCGTACAGCCCCCTCCGTACAGAAACCCAGAGCACCCAGAAAAGGGTTTCAGGCCGCTGAACTCTGGCGCTGGGTGCTCCCCATCACCTTGCTGGTGGTGTGGCAGATCAGCTCCCAGCAAGGCTGGCTCAGCAAACTGATTCTGCCTGCCCCCACAGCCGTGTTCGGTGCCCTTCAAGAACTGATTCAGAACGGAAAACTGCTGGAGCACTTCACAGTCAGCATCCAGAGGGCTTTCACAGGGGTGTTCATTGGGTTTCTGGTGGGCTTCTCGCTGGGCCTGATGGTGGGCCTGAACCGCTTCCTGTCGGTTTTGCTGGACAGCACCCTGCAAATGGTCCGCAACATTCCACACCTTGCACTGGTGCCTCTGGTGATCCTGTGGTTCGGCATCGGTGAGAGTGGCAAGATCTTTCTGATTGCCCTCGGGACCTTCTTCCCGATCTACCTGAACACCGTGCACGGCATCCGTGGCATCGATCCCAAGCTGCTGGAAATGGCCAAAGTGTACCAGCTCACCCCCGCACAGACCTTCTGGCGTGTGGTGCTGCCCGGAGCTTTGCCCGGCATTCTGGTGGGCTTGCGGTACTCGCTTGGCATTGCGTGGCTGTCTCTGGTGGTCAGCGAATCCATCGCAGCCAACGCAGGGATCGGGCACCTTGCGATGGACGCCAGAGAATTCATGCGCACCGACATTGTGGTGCTGGTGATCCTGATTTACGCCAGCCTCGGAAAATGGGCCGACAGCACCGTGCGCCTGCTGGAAAGGAGACTGCTGCCATGGCACCCCAACCTCAAGTGA
- a CDS encoding ABC transporter ATP-binding protein, with amino-acid sequence MAPQPQVTLHLESISKRFGSRDVLKNINLHVKNGELVALIGASGGGKTTLLRVIAGLEETSGGTLTFTTLNQQAPRTRVVFQEDRLLPWLNVVNNVTLGLPKTSHPYAYHILESVGLAERTGDWPAQLSGGQRQRVSLARALSHQPHLLLLDEPFGALDALTRGEMQKLLENLWNTHRFTAVLVTHDIEEALQLADRVIVLRDGEIAHEVTVDLPRPRKRSDPHLWELAEELERELHVAEPVPSAPVAVGSAP; translated from the coding sequence ATGGCACCCCAACCTCAAGTGACCTTGCACCTGGAGAGCATCTCCAAACGTTTTGGAAGCCGCGATGTCCTGAAAAACATCAATCTGCATGTGAAAAACGGCGAACTGGTCGCCCTGATCGGGGCCAGTGGAGGCGGCAAAACCACCCTGCTGCGGGTCATCGCCGGACTGGAAGAAACCTCTGGGGGAACCCTCACCTTCACCACCCTGAACCAGCAAGCCCCCCGCACGAGGGTGGTGTTTCAAGAAGACCGCCTGTTGCCATGGCTGAACGTGGTGAACAACGTCACGCTGGGACTGCCCAAAACCAGCCACCCTTACGCCTACCACATTCTGGAAAGTGTTGGACTGGCAGAACGCACCGGAGACTGGCCCGCCCAGCTTTCCGGAGGCCAGAGGCAAAGGGTTTCTCTGGCCCGGGCCCTCAGCCACCAACCCCACCTGCTGTTGCTGGACGAGCCTTTCGGGGCACTGGACGCCCTGACCAGAGGGGAAATGCAGAAACTGCTGGAAAACCTCTGGAACACCCACAGGTTCACAGCAGTGCTGGTCACCCACGACATCGAAGAGGCCCTGCAACTGGCAGACCGGGTGATTGTCCTCAGGGACGGAGAAATCGCCCACGAAGTGACCGTGGACCTGCCCCGCCCGAGGAAGCGCAGTGATCCGCACCTCTGGGAACTGGCCGAAGAACTCGAAAGGGAATTGCACGTGGCTGAGCCTGTGCCTTCTGCTCCAGTTGCGGTGGGAAGTGCACCCTGA